One segment of Panthera uncia isolate 11264 chromosome A3 unlocalized genomic scaffold, Puncia_PCG_1.0 HiC_scaffold_12, whole genome shotgun sequence DNA contains the following:
- the LOC125937482 gene encoding fumarylacetoacetate hydrolase domain-containing protein 2A isoform X1, whose product MLVSCRRLLTALLQAQKWPFQPSRNMRLVQFQAPHLMGPHLGLESGNGGGVINLNAFDPTLPKTMVEFLEQGEATLSVARRALAVQLSVLPRSEVTFLAPVTRPDKVVCVGMNYVDHCKEQNVPVPKEPIIFSKFASSIVGPYDEVILPPLSQEVDWEVELAVIIGRKGKHIKATDAMAHVAGFTVAHDVSARDWQMRRNGKQWLLGKTFDTFCPLGPALVTKDSIADPHNLKICCRVNGEVVQSSNTNQMVFKTEELIAWVSQFVTLYPGDVILTGTPPGVGVFRKPPVFLKKGDEVQCEIEELGVIINKVV is encoded by the exons ATGCTGGTCTCTTGTAGAAGGTTGCTCACAGCTTTGCTGCAGGCTCAGAAGTGGCCCTTTCAACCCTCCAGAAATATGAGACTGGTGCAGTTCCAGGCACCCCACCTGATGGGACCTCACCTGGGCCTGGAATCAGGGAATGGCGGGGGGGTCATTAACCTCAACGCCTTTGACCCCACACTGCCCAAGACAATGGTGGAGTTCCTGGAGCAGGGAGAGGCCACTCTCTCGGTGGCAAGAAG AGCTCTGGCTGTCCAGTTGTCAGTCCTACCACGGTCAGAGGTGACCTTTCTGGCCCCTGTCACACGGCCAGACAAGGTGGTGTGTGTGGGAATGAATTATGTGGACCACTGCAAAGAGCAGAACGTTCCTGTGCCCAAGGAGCCCATCATCTTCAGCAAGTTTGCCAGTTCCATCGTGGGGCCCTACGACGAGGTCATCCTCCCACCCTTGAGCCAG GAGGTGGACTGGGAGGTGGAGCTGGCTGTGATCATTGGAAGGAAAGGCAAGCACATCAAG GCCACAGATGCCATGGCTCACGTAGCCGGCTTCACTGTGGCTCATGATGTAAGTGCTCGTGACTGGCAAATGAGACGCAATGGAAAGCAGTGGCTGCTGGGAAAAACCTTTGACACCTTCTGCCCCCTGGGCCCTGCCTTGGTGACCAAGGACAGTATAGCAG aTCCACACAACTTAAAGATCTGCTGCCGAGTGAACGGGGAAGTGGTCCAGAGCAGCAACACCAACCAGATGGTGTTTAAGACAGAAGAGCTGATAGCCTGGGTCTCCCA GTTCGTGACTCTTTACCCAGGGGATGTCATCCTGACTGGGACGCCCCCAGGTGTTGGTGTATTCAGGAAACCTCCAGTCTTTCTCAAG AAGGGTGATGAAGTTCAGTGTGAAATCGAAGAACTAGGCGTCATCATCAACAAGGTGGTGTGA
- the LOC125937482 gene encoding fumarylacetoacetate hydrolase domain-containing protein 2A isoform X2, whose product MRLVQFQAPHLMGPHLGLESGNGGGVINLNAFDPTLPKTMVEFLEQGEATLSVARRALAVQLSVLPRSEVTFLAPVTRPDKVVCVGMNYVDHCKEQNVPVPKEPIIFSKFASSIVGPYDEVILPPLSQEVDWEVELAVIIGRKGKHIKATDAMAHVAGFTVAHDVSARDWQMRRNGKQWLLGKTFDTFCPLGPALVTKDSIADPHNLKICCRVNGEVVQSSNTNQMVFKTEELIAWVSQFVTLYPGDVILTGTPPGVGVFRKPPVFLKKGDEVQCEIEELGVIINKVV is encoded by the exons ATGAGACTGGTGCAGTTCCAGGCACCCCACCTGATGGGACCTCACCTGGGCCTGGAATCAGGGAATGGCGGGGGGGTCATTAACCTCAACGCCTTTGACCCCACACTGCCCAAGACAATGGTGGAGTTCCTGGAGCAGGGAGAGGCCACTCTCTCGGTGGCAAGAAG AGCTCTGGCTGTCCAGTTGTCAGTCCTACCACGGTCAGAGGTGACCTTTCTGGCCCCTGTCACACGGCCAGACAAGGTGGTGTGTGTGGGAATGAATTATGTGGACCACTGCAAAGAGCAGAACGTTCCTGTGCCCAAGGAGCCCATCATCTTCAGCAAGTTTGCCAGTTCCATCGTGGGGCCCTACGACGAGGTCATCCTCCCACCCTTGAGCCAG GAGGTGGACTGGGAGGTGGAGCTGGCTGTGATCATTGGAAGGAAAGGCAAGCACATCAAG GCCACAGATGCCATGGCTCACGTAGCCGGCTTCACTGTGGCTCATGATGTAAGTGCTCGTGACTGGCAAATGAGACGCAATGGAAAGCAGTGGCTGCTGGGAAAAACCTTTGACACCTTCTGCCCCCTGGGCCCTGCCTTGGTGACCAAGGACAGTATAGCAG aTCCACACAACTTAAAGATCTGCTGCCGAGTGAACGGGGAAGTGGTCCAGAGCAGCAACACCAACCAGATGGTGTTTAAGACAGAAGAGCTGATAGCCTGGGTCTCCCA GTTCGTGACTCTTTACCCAGGGGATGTCATCCTGACTGGGACGCCCCCAGGTGTTGGTGTATTCAGGAAACCTCCAGTCTTTCTCAAG AAGGGTGATGAAGTTCAGTGTGAAATCGAAGAACTAGGCGTCATCATCAACAAGGTGGTGTGA